DNA sequence from the Betaproteobacteria bacterium genome:
TACGGGTTGACGCATAAACCTAAGATACACGCGTATGCGTATATTGACTGGTTATACGCATTTGCGCATAATGGGCGCGGGAGGAGGGCCTATGGACCAAATCGCTCGCACCCCGCAGCAACTCGGCGCGGTCATTCGTCGGAAGCGAAAGCAACTCAGCCTCTCGCAGGACGAGCTGGGGACACGGATTCATTTGCGTCAGGCCACCATCTCCAAGCTCGAGGCCGGAGAACCCGCTACACGTCTGCAAACATTGATCGACGCTCTTGCCGCCCTCGACCTGGAGATTGTCATCCGCCCCCGGACCCGAGGCTCGACCGCTCAGATTGAGGATCTCTTCTAACTAATGGCCGGGCGGAAAAAAACCCGCCTCCCGCTTGACGTCTTTCTCAATGGGCGGCTCGTCGGGAGGCTGCGGCGCGAGGCGAGCGGTGCCGTCGATTTCCAGTACGCGCCGTCGTGGCTTGGCTGGGAAAATACATTTCCCGTCTCCCTCTCGTTGCCACTGCGCGAGGATCGCTATATCGGCGCCCCGGTCGTTGCCGTCTTCGACAACCTCCTCCCCGATAACGATCGAATACGCCAGCGACTCGCAGCGCGCACACAAGCGGAGGGTACCGACGCATTCAGCTTGCTAAGCGCGGTCGGTCGTGATTGCCCCGGCGCCCTCCAATTTCTGCCCGAGGGGGAGGCTCCTTCCACGCCAGGCGCGATCGAAGGCCGCCCCCTCTCCGATGCGGATATCGCAGCGATCCTCGCCGACCTCGCAAACACCCCCCTTGGGGTAACCGCAGGGCACGAGTTCCGGATTTCGCTTGCCGGTGCGCAGGAGAAAACCGCGCTGCTGCTCTGGAAGGACCGGTGGCATATACCGCATGGATCGACGCCCACCACGCATATCTTCAAGCCACCGATCGGCAGACTTGACCGTGGCATCGATCTCTCGGACAGCATCGAGAACGAGTTCTTTTGCCTCAAGCTTGCCCGGGAGATCGGCTTCCCCAGCGCCGATGTCGCCATTGCGGCCTTCGGCGACAATCGCGCACTGATCGTCGAGCGATTCGACCGGCGCTGGACGATCGATGGCCGCCTGCTCAGGCTGCCGCAGGAAGACTGCTGCCAGGCTCTTTCGGTCCCGCCGACACGAAAGTACGAAGCGGATGGCGGACCGGGAATTGCTCGTCTTCTGGATCTCCTCAAAGCGAGCGACGATCCTGCGGCCGATCAACGCATTTTCATAAGGGCGCAGATCTTCTTCTGGCTGCTTGGCGCCACAGATGGACACGCGAAAAACTTCAGTCTGCAATTGCTTCCCGGTGGTCGATTCCGCCTCGCTCCGCTCTACGACATCATGTCAACGCAACCCTATGTCGATACAGGCCAGCTTCGTCGCAATCAGTTCAAGCTGGCGATGGCCGCAGGCAAGAATCGCCATTACATCGTTGATGAGGTACTGCCGCGACATTTCGTGCAAACGGCCGGATCGGCGGGCGTCGGCAAGGCCGTCGTAGACGACGTTCTGGCCGACATCGCCACCGCAATGCCGCGCGCGCTCGAAGCAGTCACGCGCACGCTCCCCGAAAACTTCCCTGCCCGCCTCATTGATCAGATCACAAGCGGAATCCAGCGCCGTCTGCACACAATCGAGGCGTCGGCGGCATAGCGAAACCCCGCAGACAAAGCAGAGTGTCCGTAGGAAAGTTTGAATAGCGGACGCAACAGCTTATCGTGGCGAACGCCGCTCAGGTCGATATGCGCTTTCGATCGATAGGCACTGATCGGCCACCCATGGCCACAAAGGCTGTCATCGCCTGGTCAAGCAATGCGGTCCCTTCCGCCACCGGTCCCAATGTGCGAACGCGTACCCGAGGCACGCAACGCAGTAGCGCGCAGACGGCTGATGTACCATTCTCGATCGAAAAGGACAGAACCATGAGCAATCCCGCCTTCAAATTCGATCACGTCCACATCATCAGCGAAAACCCCAAGGCATCGGCCGCCTGGTATGTCGAGATGTTCGGCGCGACCATTGCCGCCGACACCATCGCCCGCGGTGCCCCGCAAATCTTCGTCGAGTTCGGCGGCATGACGATCCTGA
Encoded proteins:
- a CDS encoding helix-turn-helix domain-containing protein, which gives rise to MDQIARTPQQLGAVIRRKRKQLSLSQDELGTRIHLRQATISKLEAGEPATRLQTLIDALAALDLEIVIRPRTRGSTAQIEDLF
- a CDS encoding type II toxin-antitoxin system HipA family toxin, producing MAGRKKTRLPLDVFLNGRLVGRLRREASGAVDFQYAPSWLGWENTFPVSLSLPLREDRYIGAPVVAVFDNLLPDNDRIRQRLAARTQAEGTDAFSLLSAVGRDCPGALQFLPEGEAPSTPGAIEGRPLSDADIAAILADLANTPLGVTAGHEFRISLAGAQEKTALLLWKDRWHIPHGSTPTTHIFKPPIGRLDRGIDLSDSIENEFFCLKLAREIGFPSADVAIAAFGDNRALIVERFDRRWTIDGRLLRLPQEDCCQALSVPPTRKYEADGGPGIARLLDLLKASDDPAADQRIFIRAQIFFWLLGATDGHAKNFSLQLLPGGRFRLAPLYDIMSTQPYVDTGQLRRNQFKLAMAAGKNRHYIVDEVLPRHFVQTAGSAGVGKAVVDDVLADIATAMPRALEAVTRTLPENFPARLIDQITSGIQRRLHTIEASAA